A segment of the Fimbriimonadaceae bacterium genome:
GCTTCAACAGCCGTAAGATGTCGGAGGGCAAGTCGCCCACCAACCGTCGGTTCGTCTATTTCGACCGGGCGTTCCATGGCCGGACGGTCTACGCCCTCGGAGTCACCCAGACCGTCGACCCCGTCGCGACCAAGGACTTCCACGGGCTGACCTCGGGCGGGAACATCAAGCTGCCGTTCCCGGAGTACGACAGCGACCGCACCGAGGCGGAGAACCTCAAGACGGCCCAGAACGTGCTGGAGATGGCCGACGTCGTCCTCGGCCAGATGGCCGACGAGTTGGTCGGGCTAATCGTCGAGCCGATCCAGGGTGCGGGGGGCCAGCGGGTGGCCCTGCCCTCGTTCTTCCGTGGCCTTAGCGAGATCTGCCACAAGCACGGGGTCGCCCTCGCCTTCGACGAGGTCCAGACCGGGCTCGGTTGCACCGGTGAGATGTTCGCGATCGACCACTTTGACCTTCCCTACGCCCCCTTGGCGGTGGCGACGGGCAAGAAGTTTGGGGTGGGCCTGGTCTACATGCACGAGCCGCTGGACGAAGTCGGTGTCCTCGACTCGACATGGGGAGGGACGCTGGCCGACATGGTCCGCGTCGTCCGCGAATTGGAGATCGTGCGGCGCGACGGCCTTGTCGCCGAGGCCGCCCGCAAGGGCGAGTATCTGCACAGTGCGCTCCGCGACCTGCAAAAGCGCCATTACGGCGTCATGCTCAACGTCCGCGGCCTCGGCCTGTACCAAGGGTTTTCCCTGGACTCGGCCCAGCGAAAGGCCGCGCTGCTCAGCCACGCCCGGGCCGAGCACGGCACGCTCCTCCTCGGGGCGGGCACCGACGCGGTGCGGTTGCGGCCGAACCTCGACGTCACCGTCGAAGACATCGATCTGTTGGTGGACATCCTCGACCAGAGCCTCCATGCGGTAGCCTGAGCCGGCTTGCCCCAGCCCTTATGAACCTCCTGTCCGACCCACAGACGTACATCAGTTTCCTGACGTTGTCGGTGCTTGAGATCGTCCTCGGCATTGACAACATCATTTTCATCGCGATCCTCACGGGCAAGTTGCCCGAGGCCGACCGCCCGCGGGCCCGCACCATCGGCCTGAGCCTCGCGCTCATCACCCGTATCCTCCTCCTCCTGTCCATCAGTTGGCTGATGAAGCTGACGAAGCCGCTGTTCCATGCGATGGACCACGACTTCACCGGCAAGGACATCGTGCTGATCCTCGGCGGCCTCTTCCTGATCTGGAAGGCGGTCATGGAGATCCATGAGAAGCTCGAAGGCGCCGAGGAGCAGCCCAAGGACGTTAAGGCGAGGGGGTTCACCGCGACCATCGCCCAGATCATCGCGATCGACATCGTGTTCTCGCTTGACTCGGTCATCACCGCCGTCGGCATGTCCAACCAGATCCCCGTCATGGTCGCGGCGGTGGTCGCCGCGGTGGGTGTCATGCTCGTCGCCGCCGGAAAGATCAGCGACTTTGTGGAAAAGCACCCCACGATCAAGATCCTGGCCCTTTCGTTCCTTCTCCTTGTCGGGGTGAATCTTGTCGCGGACGGCTTCGGTAAGCACTTTGACAAGGGCTACACCTACTTCGCGATGGCGTTCGCCGTCGGCGTCGAGATCGTCAACATCCGGGTCCGGAAGAAGACGAACCCGACCCGGCTGCACGACCCATTCCCGGCCGAAGACATCGAGCAAGCCCAACGAGAGTCGTGATCCCATGATCCAGACCGACAAACTGACCAAGGTCTTCCCTAACCCCAAGGGCAAGCCGGTGCGGGCGGTGGACGCGTTCGACTTCACCGCCGTCCCCGGCAAGGTCCATGCCCTGCTCGGCGTCAACGGGGCGGGCAAGACGACCGTCTTGCGGATGCTCAGCACCGTCCTCAAGCCCACGTCGGGCAGCGCCACCGTGAACGGGTTCGACGTGGTCAAGGACCCCGAAAAGGTCCGACAGTCCATCGGCTTCCTCTCCACCTCGACCGCGGTGTACGGCCGGTTGAAGCCTCTGGAAATGCTCGCCTACTTCGGGACGCTCTATGGGCTAGACGACGCGACGATCAAGCGCCGCACCCATGACATTGCCGAGCGGCTCGACATCATGCCGTTTGCCGACCGCTTGTGCGACCAGTTGTCGACCGGCCAAAAGCAACGGGTGAGCATCGCGCGGGCCATCCTCCACGACCCCCCGGTCGTCTTTTTCGACGAGCCGACGGCGGGCCTCGACGTCCTCACCGCGCAGACCGTCCTCCAGTTCATCGAGGGGTGCCGCGACCAAGGCAAGACCGTGGTCTTCAGCACCCACATCATGAGCGAGGTCGAGAGGCTCGCCGACGACGTCTCCGTCATCCACGAAGGCACCCTGAAGGGCGCGGGCACGCCGGCCGAGATCGTCGCGACGACGGGCTCGCCGAGCCTCGAAAAGGCGTTCCTCCGCCTCGTCGGCTACAACGAGCCCGTCACCACCGCTTAGAGTCAGATGCTGGCCGGTTTGTCGGCCAAGACCCGGACGCGGTACCCGAGCGACTGGCTGAGCGAGACCATCTCCTCGAAGATGTCGCCGTATGCCACCGCGACGTGGTTGCTCATGTAGGTCATCATCAGCGACTGCTTGCTGATGCCCAGGTCGGCGGCCATGAACGGCCACTCCCGCGTTGTGCCGTTCCACATCTCGTCGCGCAAGGCCGTGGGCAGTTTGAGCGACTCGCCCCGGCCGACGTCCATACACAGCTCGTCCTGGCTCATCCACGCCCGGGCCCATGTGATCTGGCCGGGGAGGCTCTCGCCGCTGAAGCTGCCGCCGGGAATCGGGAAGTACTGGACCGGCTGCCGGTAGGAGTGGACTCCCTGCAGGG
Coding sequences within it:
- a CDS encoding TerC family protein → MNLLSDPQTYISFLTLSVLEIVLGIDNIIFIAILTGKLPEADRPRARTIGLSLALITRILLLLSISWLMKLTKPLFHAMDHDFTGKDIVLILGGLFLIWKAVMEIHEKLEGAEEQPKDVKARGFTATIAQIIAIDIVFSLDSVITAVGMSNQIPVMVAAVVAAVGVMLVAAGKISDFVEKHPTIKILALSFLLLVGVNLVADGFGKHFDKGYTYFAMAFAVGVEIVNIRVRKKTNPTRLHDPFPAEDIEQAQRES
- a CDS encoding aminotransferase class III-fold pyridoxal phosphate-dependent enzyme — translated: MTAQHATQKFQTGPVSQAMLDELGRYVVCEPQPFVVDLQRSQGMWLATVDGDRLFDWMGYYGSKLLGHNHPGLYEPEYVERLVRAANNKVANPDFLTPECLAFYRAVHELAPRAMRNPNLEVYAVNSGAEAVENMMKYLVSRFNSRKMSEGKSPTNRRFVYFDRAFHGRTVYALGVTQTVDPVATKDFHGLTSGGNIKLPFPEYDSDRTEAENLKTAQNVLEMADVVLGQMADELVGLIVEPIQGAGGQRVALPSFFRGLSEICHKHGVALAFDEVQTGLGCTGEMFAIDHFDLPYAPLAVATGKKFGVGLVYMHEPLDEVGVLDSTWGGTLADMVRVVRELEIVRRDGLVAEAARKGEYLHSALRDLQKRHYGVMLNVRGLGLYQGFSLDSAQRKAALLSHARAEHGTLLLGAGTDAVRLRPNLDVTVEDIDLLVDILDQSLHAVA
- a CDS encoding ATP-binding cassette domain-containing protein; amino-acid sequence: MIQTDKLTKVFPNPKGKPVRAVDAFDFTAVPGKVHALLGVNGAGKTTVLRMLSTVLKPTSGSATVNGFDVVKDPEKVRQSIGFLSTSTAVYGRLKPLEMLAYFGTLYGLDDATIKRRTHDIAERLDIMPFADRLCDQLSTGQKQRVSIARAILHDPPVVFFDEPTAGLDVLTAQTVLQFIEGCRDQGKTVVFSTHIMSEVERLADDVSVIHEGTLKGAGTPAEIVATTGSPSLEKAFLRLVGYNEPVTTA